The window GCTTCTTTGTGCCATTCGTCCTGAGCCCGCTGTTGGAAAAAATGCAGAGATTTAATCAATAACAAGCCTATTGTCATTAAAACAACCGTCATCACTAACGCGATATTACCTCTTTGGCTATCCATTTTTGCCATTATAAATTCCTGAGTTTTACTGCGATTTTGTAATTAAACAATTGTGCAGGCAATAACCTTGTTTGGACACTAATAATAACCTCAATCACTTGAATACGTTGATTCCAATTAAAAGATAATTTTTTTACTGTCACCAAATTTGCATCAAATAGTGACTGCCAGCGAGTACCACCACAATCCCTAACATTTCGATTTGACTCTAATTTCCCTTTATTTAGCCGATACCCAAAATAATCTGTTTCTGTTGTTTTGGACTTAATATCAACCCATTTACCTGATAAATCTTGGTCATAAGCAAAAATGATACAACTATTTTTCCCCTCACTTAATGAACTAACACCCGTTATTATTGGCTCACCAACACAATTTGA of the Providencia rettgeri genome contains:
- a CDS encoding prepilin peptidase-dependent protein, with amino-acid sequence MLMQSNSVARKKQKGFTLIEMLVAMVISSIVCIAAMSSIPSIFKQAYRAYFQYQLDREVRQILLNIEKDFRRIGYCSNSNCVGEPIITGVSSLSEGKNSCIIFAYDQDLSGKWVDIKSKTTETDYFGYRLNKGKLESNRNVRDCGGTRWQSLFDANLVTVKKLSFNWNQRIQVIEVIISVQTRLLPAQLFNYKIAVKLRNL